A single window of Liolophura sinensis isolate JHLJ2023 chromosome 6, CUHK_Ljap_v2, whole genome shotgun sequence DNA harbors:
- the LOC135469370 gene encoding uncharacterized protein LOC135469370: MYVWFRFEVEVFEVEVVDAQLPRGWGRLGSPAAYSEVQPLLKAARQRGLKVSRTHVSAWLAQQDTYTLHRPARRHYPRNRVVVGGIDSQWQADLVDMTAFAKENDNNRYLLTCIDVLSKYAWVMPLRAKTGARLIEAFQQIFKTGRRPLYLQTDEGKEFLNRPFQAFLKDKGVFFFHTFNETIASVVERFNRTLKGRMYKYFTAHNTRRYLDALPALVRGYNQAYHRSIRRAPIDVTPQNQKEVRQALYGPPTAKRSVHRYRAGDLVRISKVKAKFEKSYLPNWSTEMFRIVQSHPQQPAVYTLEDLNGDQLLGTFYETELQPVTAAMDKFYQVEKILKRERRRGKLYYWVKWVGYPPSFNSWVPATDVKRI; this comes from the exons ATGTACGTTTGGTTCCGTTTTGAGGTGGAGGTTTTTGAGGTGGAGGTTGTTGATGCCCAGTTGCCCCGGGGCTGGGGCAGGCTGGGCAG CCCAGCGGCTTACAGCGAGGTTCAAcccttgctcaaggcagctcGACAACggggactcaaagtgagtcgaacccacgtgtcggcttggctggctcagcaggacacgtacacacTCCACCGACCTGCACGCCGCCATTACCCGCGTAACCGAGTGGTGGTTGGGGGTAttgacagtcagtggcaggcggacctggtcgacatgacagcgttcgccaaagagaatgacaacaaccgttacctactgacctgcatcgatgtcctctccaagtaTGCCTGGGTGATGCCACTCCGGGCTAAAACCGGGGCTCGTTTGATCGAGGcgtttcaacagattttcaagacgggtcgccgaccgttgtacctgcaaacggacgaggggaaagagtttctgaacaggccgtttcaagcctttttaaaggacaaaggggtatttttctttcacacgtttaacgaaaccATAGCCTCCGTGGTAGAACGGTTCAACCGCACTTTGAAAggtcgcatgtacaaatatttcaccgctcacaacactcggcgaTACCTGGACGCCTTACCGGCGCTGGTTCGCGGTTACAATCAAGCCTACCACCGAAGCATACGACGAGCCCCTATCGACGTCACCCCCCAGAACCAGAAGGAAGTCCGGCAAGCCTTGTACGGTCCACCCACAGCCAAACGTTCGGTCCACCGTTATCGGGCCGGCGATCTCGTGCgtatcagtaaagtgaaagcGAAATTTGAAAAGTCATACCTGCcgaattggagcacggaaatgttccgcatcgtcCAGTCCCACCCTCAACAGCCtgctgtgtacacactggaggatttGAATGGGGACCAATTGCTAGGGACGTTTTACGAAACCGAACTCCAACCGGTGACAGCCGCGATGgataagttttatcaggtggagaagatcttaaaaagggaGCGGCGGCGAGGgaaactgtactattgggtgaagtgggtcggttatccacccagctttaattcttgggtgccggCCACGGACGTGAAACGTATTTAA
- the LOC135469367 gene encoding uncharacterized protein F54H12.2-like, with protein MALPHPECCPSVSSEFDLWTLPPTDTSVREGRWDAYSPIASLSDVGPVEFVITNADGDTYLDLANTMLYVKAKILNGDGTAVAADKKVAPTNLWIQSMWRQVDVSLNDKLITPSTGMYPYRAYLETLLSYGKEAKKSQLSAALWYADTPGKFDTMDDSNAGFDDRMTCAAKSRSVDMLGRLHCDMFLQHRHLLNNVTVRIHLTPAKDSFALMSGEAAPDYKTRLEEILIFVRKVKITSGVQLGHLKALAKAPAKYPIRRVLTKYFSVPRGHTLINEQNLFLGSLPTRLVVGCVSNKAFDGDCTKNPFRFRHYYTRRRSSDSNQAPDTRL; from the coding sequence ATGGCTCTTCCCCACCCCGAGTGCTGCCCGTCCGTCAGCAGtgagtttgatttgtggaccttaccccCAACCGACACCAGCGTTCGAGAAGGTCGCTGGGATGCTTACAGCCCCATCGCCAGCCTGAGTGATGTGGGACCTGTGGAATTTGTCATCACGAACGCCGACGGGGACACTTACTTGGACCTGGCCAACACCATGTTGTACGTGAAGGCAAAAATCCTAAACGGGGACGGGACGGCTGTGGCGGCTGACAAGAAGGTGGCTCCGACTAACCTGTGGATACAATCCATGTGGCGGcaggtcgacgtctccctgaacgatAAACTCATCACGCCGTCCACCGGCATGTACCCATACCGGGCTTACTTGGAGACGTTGTTGTCTTACGGTAAAGAGGCCAAAAAGAGCCAGCTGTCTGCTGCCTTGTGGTATGCGGACACCCCAGGAAAGTTTGACACGATGGATGACAGCAACGCCGGGTTTGACGATCGGATGACCTGCGCGGCTAAaagtcggtcggttgacatgctTGGTCGCCTGCATTGTGACATGTTCCTGCAACACCGACACCTGCTCAACAACGTCACTGTCCGCATCCATCTCACCCCGGCTAAGGATTCGTTTGCTTTGATGTCCGGTGAGGCCGCTCCCGACTACAAGACCCGCTTGGAGGAGATATTGATCTTTGTGCGtaaagtgaaaatcaccagcggtgtacaactggggcatttgaaagcGTTGGCCAAAGCCCCTGCCAAGTACCCGATCCGAcgcgtgctgaccaagtatttctctgtCCCCAGAGGTCACACCctcatcaatgaacaaaacctatttctgggcagcttaccgacacgtttagtggtgggGTGTGTGAGCAACAAGGCTTTTGACGGGGACTGCACTAAAAACCCGTTTCGTTTCCGACACTACTACACACGTCGGCGGTCGTCAGATTCCAACCAAGCCCCTGACACCCGACTTTGA